The proteins below are encoded in one region of Falco cherrug isolate bFalChe1 unplaced genomic scaffold, bFalChe1.pri scaffold_58, whole genome shotgun sequence:
- the LOC129735204 gene encoding ankyrin repeat domain-containing protein 26-like → MEVTDGPGLTHSSDPTSEDVRLEASTYKETMLLLEELGVVHMGSATLLKMQNILLEYERRIERQKNQYKALSREVRKLEDEREESQFRAEKTQDLKSVLAHQEAEWKRDIQSLKCSLKQEEEKRLRVEVLCEKRREDLRRKEDQYCKEMEEKQKLELQSRNSEMELRTLRKLLKQESSTDREQDLLYKNQLLQDEIAVLRLELTQFKNLNFICHQKAMLNEDFPENVMNAFACKSSSIVTSLTCKKPTRACLCSCVKLKAKLTG, encoded by the exons ATGGAAGTAACTGATGGCCCTGGTTTAACTCACTCATCTGACCCAACTTCAGAGGATGTCCGGTTGGAAGCTTCAACCTACAAGGAGACTatgctgctgttggaagagCTTGGTGTGGTTCATATGG GTTCTGCTACtttgttgaaaatgcaaaacatacttCTTGAATATGAACGGAGAATAGAACgtcagaaaaatcagtataaaGCGCTCTCAAGAGAAGTAAGGAAATTGGAAGACGAAAGGGAGGAGTCACAGTTCAGAGCGGAGAAGACTCAAGATTTGAAATCCGTGTTGGCTCACCaagaagcagaatggaaaagggATATCCAAAGCCTTAA ATgttctttgaaacaagaagaagaaaagaggctcAGAGTAGAAGTGCTgtgtgagaaaaggagagaagaccTCCGAAGGAAAGAAGATCAATATTGTaaagagatggaggagaaacagaaacttgagtTACAGTCTAGGAATTCAGAAATGGAGTTAAGAACACTGAGAAAGCTCTTGAAACAG GAATCCAGCACTGATAGAGAACAGGATCTGTTGTACAAGAATCAGTTACTACAAGATGAGATTGCTGTGCTAAGGCTAGAACTCACTCAA TTCAAGAACTTGAACTTCATTTGTCAtcaaaaagcaatgctgaacGAAGATTTCCCAGAGAACGTGATGAATGCCTTTGCTTGCAAGTCGAGCTCCATCGTGACCTCTCTGACGTGCAAGAAACCAACAAGagcttgtctctgcagctgtgtaaagctaaaagcaaagctaacaGGCTAG